In a genomic window of Chaetodon trifascialis isolate fChaTrf1 chromosome 8, fChaTrf1.hap1, whole genome shotgun sequence:
- the ccm2l gene encoding cerebral cavernous malformations 2 protein-like isoform X1 yields MDYEPKKSKKGFVSPIKRLVWSKSGRRMVDRGSVYRRPLHTVPLYPPDYLIHPERLIFDYVEKEVKFLGHLTWVSVSLNPSSRDELLQLLDTARQLKVLPLKTSVDQDCILSLSARCLLLTWRDNEKLLMRIPTHEIAAASYLRDDALHLLVLKTGLNVDTVVAGDDSLDRKKPTGIDGRRQTMSCNADPRPAGGTMERRHTICGVDWRPSLSRSNHDKNQNVERGGGERGGGGSLERKRVGGSWERRQQTRKTGGSWENRRARPMSGSWGVGAGGGGGSWERRHGGGGGGGGGSWERRGGGSAGGGGGGGSWERRQACTGSWERGKSYGSWERRNHNPLEPTPCPDAYCNLVILAVENRDAAEEYCSLICQMFQIIYGHQTIECVDRAGFHHSMPDRFWLQRSDSCLSDMSYSYDPEFSCCSSYDGSQDAFELYYSETYSESSSVSLQDSHRSLASVSDGGDSNPALLLMQEYMITLRNKLSPVELQHFAVLLREYRLGSNIDHFCSELLQLYGDNRKFLLLGMRPFIPDKDVGVFESFLESIGIREGGILTDSFGRIKRSMSNMSATAMRGRYDNCSLASGSQEFNRRITDITHDIQALGFQDTHGDIEEEDYYL; encoded by the exons ATGGACTACGAACCCAAGAAATCCAAGAAG gGTTTTGTCTCTCCCATTAAGCGACTGGTCTGGTCAAAGTCTGGTCGCCGGATGGTGGATCGAGGCAGCGTTTACCGCCGCCCGCTGCACACCGTCCCTCTCTACCCCCCGGACTACCTCATCCACCCGGAGAGACTCATTTTTGACTACGTGGAGAAGGAGGTCAAG TTCCTTGGTCACCTGACCTGGGTGTCGGTGTCACTGAACCCCTCCAGCAGAGACGAGCTGCTGCAACTACTGGACACAGCCAGG CAGCTGAAGGTGCTGCCACTGAAGACCAGCGTGGACCAGGACTGTATTCTGAGTCTGTCTGCTCgctgtctgctgctgacctGGAGAGACAACGAGAAGCTGCTGATGAGGATTCCCACACACGAGATCGCCGCTGCCTCCTACCTGAGAGACGACGCACTGCACCTGCTGGTCCTCAAAACAG GTCTGAACGTGGATACGGTGGTTGCAGGGGACGACAGCCTGGACAGGAAAAAGCCAACGGGCATCGATGGCCGACGTCAAACCATGAGCTGCAATGCTGACCCTCGACCTGCAGGGGGCACAATGGAGCGACGGCACACCATCTGTGGGGTCGACTGGAGGCCCTCGCTGTCCAGGAGTAACCACGACAAAAACCAGAATgtggagcgaggaggaggagagagaggaggaggggggagtctggagaggaagagagttgGAGGGAGCTGGGAGAGGAGGCAGCAAACACGCAAAACAGGAGGGAGCTGGGAGAACCGCAGAGCGAGGCCCATGAGCGGGAGCTGGGGGgtgggagcaggaggaggcggagggagCTGGGAGCGGAGGCacggtggaggaggtggtggaggaggcggaagctgggagaggaggggaggaggcagcgcaggaggaggaggcggcggggGGAGCTGGGAGCGGCGGCAGGCCTGCACAGGAAGCTGGGAGCGGGGGAAGAGCTACGGCAGCTGGGAGAGGAGGAACCACAACCCGCTGGAGCCAACGCCCTGCCCCGACGCCTACTGCAACCTGGTCATACTGGCTGTGGAGAACAGG gaTGCTGCAGAGGAGTACTGTTCTCTGATCTGTCAGATGTTCCAGATCATTTACGGCCATCAGACCATCGAGTGTGTCGACAGAGCGGGGTTTCACCACTCCATGCCGGACCGCTTTTGGCTGCAGAGGA gtgacagCTGTCTATCTGACATGTCCTACAGTTATGATCCAGAgtttagctgctgcagctcata tgatGGTTCCCAGGATGCCTTTGAGCTCTACTACAGCGAGACATATAGTGAGAGCTCGTCTGTCTCACTGCAGGACTCCCACCGCAGTCTGGCTTCAGTCAGCGACGGAGGAGACAGTAACCCCGccctgctgctgatgcaggAGTATATGATCACG ctgcgTAACAAGCTGAgtccagtggagctgcagcactTTGCGGTGTTGCTGAGAGAATATAGATTGGGATCAAACATTGATCACTTCTGCTCCGAGCTGCTGCAACTGTACGGAGACAACCGCAAGTTCCTGCTGCTGG GCATGCGGCCGTTCATCCCAGACAAGGACGTTGGGGTGTTTGAGAGTTTCCTGGAGAGCATTGGGATCCGGGAGGGGGGGATTTTAACTGACAGCTTCGGACGCATCAAACGCAGCATGAGCAACATGTCGGCGACGGCCATGAGAGG CAGGTATGACAACTGCTCTCTGGCCTCAGGATCTCAGGAGTTCAACCGACGCATCACCGACATCACCCACGACATCCAGGCGCTCGGCTTCCAGGACACACACGGAGACATCGAGGAGGAAGACTACTACCTCTGA
- the ccm2l gene encoding cerebral cavernous malformations 2 protein-like isoform X2 encodes MDYEPKKSKKGFVSPIKRLVWSKSGRRMVDRGSVYRRPLHTVPLYPPDYLIHPERLIFDYVEKEVKFLGHLTWVSVSLNPSSRDELLQLLDTARQLKVLPLKTSVDQDCILSLSARCLLLTWRDNEKLLMRIPTHEIAAASYLRDDALHLLVLKTGLNVDTVVAGDDSLDRKKPTGIDGRRQTMSCNADPRPAGGTMERRHTICGVDWRPSLSRSNHDKNQNVERGGGERGGGGSLERKRVGGSWERRQQTRKTGGSWENRRARPMSGSWGVGAGGGGGSWERRHGGGGGGGGGSWERRGGGSAGGGGGGGSWERRQACTGSWERGKSYGSWERRNHNPLEPTPCPDAYCNLVILAVENRDAAEEYCSLICQMFQIIYGHQTIECVDRAGFHHSMPDRFWLQRSDSCLSDMSYSYDPEFSCCSSYDGSQDAFELYYSETYSESSSVSLQDSHRSLASVSDGGDSNPALLLMQEYMITLRNKLSPVELQHFAVLLREYRLGSNIDHFCSELLQLYGDNRKFLLLGMRPFIPDKDVGVFESFLESIGIREGGILTDSFGRIKRSMSNMSATAMRGYDNCSLASGSQEFNRRITDITHDIQALGFQDTHGDIEEEDYYL; translated from the exons ATGGACTACGAACCCAAGAAATCCAAGAAG gGTTTTGTCTCTCCCATTAAGCGACTGGTCTGGTCAAAGTCTGGTCGCCGGATGGTGGATCGAGGCAGCGTTTACCGCCGCCCGCTGCACACCGTCCCTCTCTACCCCCCGGACTACCTCATCCACCCGGAGAGACTCATTTTTGACTACGTGGAGAAGGAGGTCAAG TTCCTTGGTCACCTGACCTGGGTGTCGGTGTCACTGAACCCCTCCAGCAGAGACGAGCTGCTGCAACTACTGGACACAGCCAGG CAGCTGAAGGTGCTGCCACTGAAGACCAGCGTGGACCAGGACTGTATTCTGAGTCTGTCTGCTCgctgtctgctgctgacctGGAGAGACAACGAGAAGCTGCTGATGAGGATTCCCACACACGAGATCGCCGCTGCCTCCTACCTGAGAGACGACGCACTGCACCTGCTGGTCCTCAAAACAG GTCTGAACGTGGATACGGTGGTTGCAGGGGACGACAGCCTGGACAGGAAAAAGCCAACGGGCATCGATGGCCGACGTCAAACCATGAGCTGCAATGCTGACCCTCGACCTGCAGGGGGCACAATGGAGCGACGGCACACCATCTGTGGGGTCGACTGGAGGCCCTCGCTGTCCAGGAGTAACCACGACAAAAACCAGAATgtggagcgaggaggaggagagagaggaggaggggggagtctggagaggaagagagttgGAGGGAGCTGGGAGAGGAGGCAGCAAACACGCAAAACAGGAGGGAGCTGGGAGAACCGCAGAGCGAGGCCCATGAGCGGGAGCTGGGGGgtgggagcaggaggaggcggagggagCTGGGAGCGGAGGCacggtggaggaggtggtggaggaggcggaagctgggagaggaggggaggaggcagcgcaggaggaggaggcggcggggGGAGCTGGGAGCGGCGGCAGGCCTGCACAGGAAGCTGGGAGCGGGGGAAGAGCTACGGCAGCTGGGAGAGGAGGAACCACAACCCGCTGGAGCCAACGCCCTGCCCCGACGCCTACTGCAACCTGGTCATACTGGCTGTGGAGAACAGG gaTGCTGCAGAGGAGTACTGTTCTCTGATCTGTCAGATGTTCCAGATCATTTACGGCCATCAGACCATCGAGTGTGTCGACAGAGCGGGGTTTCACCACTCCATGCCGGACCGCTTTTGGCTGCAGAGGA gtgacagCTGTCTATCTGACATGTCCTACAGTTATGATCCAGAgtttagctgctgcagctcata tgatGGTTCCCAGGATGCCTTTGAGCTCTACTACAGCGAGACATATAGTGAGAGCTCGTCTGTCTCACTGCAGGACTCCCACCGCAGTCTGGCTTCAGTCAGCGACGGAGGAGACAGTAACCCCGccctgctgctgatgcaggAGTATATGATCACG ctgcgTAACAAGCTGAgtccagtggagctgcagcactTTGCGGTGTTGCTGAGAGAATATAGATTGGGATCAAACATTGATCACTTCTGCTCCGAGCTGCTGCAACTGTACGGAGACAACCGCAAGTTCCTGCTGCTGG GCATGCGGCCGTTCATCCCAGACAAGGACGTTGGGGTGTTTGAGAGTTTCCTGGAGAGCATTGGGATCCGGGAGGGGGGGATTTTAACTGACAGCTTCGGACGCATCAAACGCAGCATGAGCAACATGTCGGCGACGGCCATGAGAGG GTATGACAACTGCTCTCTGGCCTCAGGATCTCAGGAGTTCAACCGACGCATCACCGACATCACCCACGACATCCAGGCGCTCGGCTTCCAGGACACACACGGAGACATCGAGGAGGAAGACTACTACCTCTGA